One window from the genome of Nicotiana sylvestris chromosome 9, ASM39365v2, whole genome shotgun sequence encodes:
- the LOC104227786 gene encoding transmembrane emp24 domain-containing protein p24beta3-like: protein MGRIAGAGAGVKCSKVFTLVAILVFSFVGNLTALSVTVNDEECIYEYVLNEGDTISGNFVVVDHEIFWSSDHPGIDFTVTSPAGNVVHTMKGTAEDKFELKAPRSGMFKFCFHNPHSTPETVSFYIHVGHIPNEHDLAKDEHLDPINVKIAELGEALESVTAEQKYLRARDARHRHTNESTSKRVLFYTVAEYVLLILASGLQVLYIRSLFSKSIGYNRV, encoded by the exons ATGGGAAGGATAGCCGGAGCCGGAGCCGGAGTGAAGTGCTCGAAAGTGTTCACTTTGGTAGCGATTTTGGTATTCAGTTTCGTCGGAAACCTAACGGCGTTATCGGTGACGGTAAACGACGAGGAATGCATTTACGAATACGTGCTGAATGAAGGCGATACAATTTCGGGAAACTTCGTCGTTGTAGATCATGAAATTTTCTGGAGCTCTGACCATCCCGGCATTGATTTCACT GTGACATCGCCTGCAGGAAATGTCGTGCATACCATGAAGGGAACAGCAGAGGATAAATTTGAGCTCAAAGCCCCAAGGAGTGGGATGTTCAAGTTCTGTTTTCACAATCCACATTCAACGCCAGAAACAGTCTCGTTCTACATACATGTTGGACACATTCCCAATGAACATGACCTAGCCAAAGATG AACATTTGGATCCCATCAATGTCAAAATTGCTGAACTAGGGGAGGCATTGGAGTCAGTTACAGCAGAGCAGAAATACTTGAGAGCACGTGATGCTCGTCATCGTCATA CTAATGAGAGCACAAGCAAGCGTGTTTTATTTTACACCGTCGCAGAGTATGTTCTACTTATATTAGCAAGTGGACTGCAAGTTCTGTACATTCGAAGCCTGTTCAGTAAATCCATCGGTTATAATCGGGTCTGA
- the LOC138878764 gene encoding uncharacterized protein, translating to MGCSAGKHPSLSKVAIPENSTINGNNGADASTRAVASSVILDHNHPLYLHPSDGPRSMSVGLILTGVENYSLWSRAMKVALLGKNKLCLVNGSTSKKDFGSNLGSHWDRCNAILTSWLMSNMSRDLVTGVLFSSNAQKVWAAFKERFDKVNASRLYYLHKEIFTLTQGISSVSTYFTKLKDLWAEYDSILPPPPSATEYVDQLEYQRLLQFLMGLNDNFEQARSQILLMPTLPSIDKAYTMVVQDESRKLITGGSYGQAGHNGPTALFTAHSTSRSRRNYSLECDFLSFER from the exons ATGGGTTGCTCTGCTGGCAAACATCCGTCACTTTCaaaag TGGCGATTCCTGAAAATTCGACTATTAACGGTAATAATGGAGCTGACGCAAGCACTAGAGCAGTTGCTAGCTCAGTTATTCTTGATCATAACCATCCTCTTTACCTGCACCCATCTGACGGTCCAAGATCTATGTCGGTGGGACTCATCTTAACAGGTGTGGAGAACTATTCTCTTTGGAGTCGTGCGATGAAGGTTGCACTATTAGGTAAGAATAAATTGTGTTTAGTTAACGGATCGACATCAAAGAAAGATTTTGGTTCAAATTTGGGAAGTCACTGGGATCGATGTAATGCCATTCTGACTTCATGGCTTATGAGCAATATGAGCAGGGATTTGGTGACAGGAGTGTTATTTTCTTCTAATGCACAGAAGGTATGGGCTGCATTCAAGGAGCGATTTGACAAAGTAAATGCATCAAGGTTGTACTACTTGCACAAGGAAATATTCACCTTAACGCAGGGGATTTCGTCAGTGTCGACTTATTTTACCAAGCTGAAAGATCTTTGGGCAGAATATGACTCGATACTGCCGCCTCCTCCATCAGCTACAGAGTATGTTGATCAATTGGAATATCAGCGACTGTTGCAATTTTTGATGGGATTGAATGACAATTTTGAGCAAGCAAGGAGCCaaatcttattgatgccaacctTACCATCTATCGATAAGGCTTATACTATGGTAGTTCAGGATGAAAGCAGAAAGTTGATTACTGGAGGTAGCTATGGGCAAGCTGGGCATAATGGCCCTACTGCCTTGTTTACTGCCCATTCCACATCTAGATCAAGGAGAAATTATAGTTTAGAATGTGATTTTTTATCATTTGAAAGGTAA
- the LOC104227785 gene encoding uncharacterized protein: MKCEFCNKTEHLKENCYKIAGYPSDFKQKKKANAVMVDTIGQQGMTIPPAAYQPSSNVELAQFFTKEQYNQLLQLLNKSSIGEASANMAGLLIWEGEGDW, from the exons ATGAAGTGTGAATTTTGTAACAAGACAGAGCATTTAAAGGAGAATTGTTACAAGATTGCTGGATATCCATCTGATTTCAAGCAGAAGAAGAAAGCAAATGCAGTCATGGTTGATACAATTGGACAGCAAGGAATGACAATTCCACCAGCTGCATATCAACCAAGCAGCAATGTTGAACTTGCTCAATTCTTCACTAAGGAGCAGTATAATCAGTTGCTGCAATTGCTGAATAAAAGTTCTATAGGAGAAGCAAGTGCCAACATGGCAG GACTCCTTATTTGGGAGGGTGAAGGAGATTGGTAA
- the LOC104227784 gene encoding cyprosin-like isoform X1, with protein MNDRAQELVDSMGIKLLLAAILIWDFITCAFGFNVSADNMIRIGLKRRPLDLYSVKGARIYAKDHHKRGSNRNFDALKDEIVYLKNYMDVQYFAEIGIGSPPQKFAVVFDTGSSNLWIPSSKCIFSIACYLRSRYRSRLSTTYTKIGKSCKIPFGTRSVRGFFSQDNTKVGNAVIKQQVFTEVTREGFFTFLRARYDGVLGLGFQDVAAGRVTPVWYNMLLQRIVTKPIFSFWLNRDPKSSFGGEILFGGVDSTHFRGQHTYVPVAQNGYWEIEIGDLFIGNNSTGLCRGGCPAIVDTGTSFLAGPTTILTQINHAIGAEGIVSMECKTVFSNYGNLIWENLISGLQPGRICHRIRLCKHNVSFDENVHSYEKKMVVRNSKLEKLSNDESALCSFCEMTVFWMQVEVRKERTKEKAFEYVNQLCEKLPDPRGKSFINCDVFSLPHITITIGNKSFPLSPDQYVIRIENNHGAHCVSGFTALDVHPRRPLWVLGDVFLRAYHTVFDFGNLQVGFAESA; from the exons ATGAATGATAG AGCTCAAGAACTTGTGGACAGCATGGGGATCAAACTTTTACTTGCAGCAATATTAATATGGGATTTCATAACCTGTGCTTTTGGCTTCAATGTATCTGCTGATAATATGATAAGGATTGGATTAAAGCGACGACCGTTGGATCTTTATAGCGTAAAGGGTGCAAGAATCTACGCTAAAGATCATCATAAAAGAGGTTCAAATAGGAACTTTGATGCACTCAAGGATGAAATAGTTTATCTGAAAAACTATATGGACGTTCAGTATTTCGCAGAGATTGGTATAGGTTCACCTCCTCAGAAATTTGCTGTTGTGTTTGATACTGGCAGTTCCAATCTTTGGATCCCGTCTTCGAAATGCATCTTCTCT ATTGCATGTTATCTTCGTTCCAGATACAGATCAAGACTATCCACTACATACACAAAAATTG GAAAATCTTGCAAAATCCCTTTTGGAACAAGATCAGTGCGCGGATTCTTCAGCCAAGACAATACTAAAGTTGGAAATGCTGTTATAAAGCAGCAG GTTTTTACTGAGGTAACACGCGAAGGATTTTTCACATTCTTGCGTGCACGATATGATGGAGTACTAGGACTAGGATTTCAAGATGTTGCTGCAGGACGAGTAACGCCAGTATG GTATAATATGTTGCTTCAGCGTATCGTTACAAAGCCAATCTTCTCATTCTGGTTAAATCGAGATCCTAAATCTAGTTTCGGGGGTGAAATTCTATTTGGAGGCGTCGATTCGACTCACTTCAGGGGTCAACATACCTATGTTCCCGTCGCTCAAAATGGTTACTGGGAG ATTGAAATAGGCGATCTTTTTATTGGTAACAATTCAACAG GTCTTTGCAGAGGTGGTTGTCCGGCTATTGTGGATACTGGAACGTCTTTTCTTGCTGGTCCGACT ACTATTTTAACTCAAATAAATCATGCTATTGGAGCAGAAGGAATTGTTAGTATGGAATGTAAAACTGTTTTCTCAAATTATGGGAATTTGATTTGGGAAAACTTAATATCAGGG TTACAACCTGGAAGAATTTGCCACAGAATTCGCCTCTGTAAACATAACGTCTCGTTCGACGAAAATGTACACAGCTACGAGAAGAAAATGGTGGTTAGAAATTCAAAATTGGAGAAATTATCAAATGATGAAAGTGCTTTATGTTCTTTCTGTGAAATGACAGTTTTCTGGATGCAAGTAGAGGTTAGAAAAGAGAGAACAAAAGAAAAAGCATTTGAATATGTTAATCAG CTGTGTGAGAAGCTACCAGATCCGAGAGGAAAATCATTTATCAACTGTGATGTCTTTTCCCTACCACATATTACAATTACCATTGGGAATAAATCTTTCCCCCTTTCTCCGGATCAA TATGTTATCAGAATCGAAAACAATCACGGTGCTCACTGTGTTAGTGGATTTACAGCGTTGGATGTGCATCCACGACGTCCCCTCTG GGTTCTTGGAGATGTATTTTTGAGAGCATATCACACTGTTTTTGACTTTGGTAATCTACAAGTTGGATTCGCGGAAAGTGCTTAG
- the LOC104227784 gene encoding cyprosin-like isoform X2: MGIKLLLAAILIWDFITCAFGFNVSADNMIRIGLKRRPLDLYSVKGARIYAKDHHKRGSNRNFDALKDEIVYLKNYMDVQYFAEIGIGSPPQKFAVVFDTGSSNLWIPSSKCIFSIACYLRSRYRSRLSTTYTKIGKSCKIPFGTRSVRGFFSQDNTKVGNAVIKQQVFTEVTREGFFTFLRARYDGVLGLGFQDVAAGRVTPVWYNMLLQRIVTKPIFSFWLNRDPKSSFGGEILFGGVDSTHFRGQHTYVPVAQNGYWEIEIGDLFIGNNSTGLCRGGCPAIVDTGTSFLAGPTTILTQINHAIGAEGIVSMECKTVFSNYGNLIWENLISGLQPGRICHRIRLCKHNVSFDENVHSYEKKMVVRNSKLEKLSNDESALCSFCEMTVFWMQVEVRKERTKEKAFEYVNQLCEKLPDPRGKSFINCDVFSLPHITITIGNKSFPLSPDQYVIRIENNHGAHCVSGFTALDVHPRRPLWVLGDVFLRAYHTVFDFGNLQVGFAESA, from the exons ATGGGGATCAAACTTTTACTTGCAGCAATATTAATATGGGATTTCATAACCTGTGCTTTTGGCTTCAATGTATCTGCTGATAATATGATAAGGATTGGATTAAAGCGACGACCGTTGGATCTTTATAGCGTAAAGGGTGCAAGAATCTACGCTAAAGATCATCATAAAAGAGGTTCAAATAGGAACTTTGATGCACTCAAGGATGAAATAGTTTATCTGAAAAACTATATGGACGTTCAGTATTTCGCAGAGATTGGTATAGGTTCACCTCCTCAGAAATTTGCTGTTGTGTTTGATACTGGCAGTTCCAATCTTTGGATCCCGTCTTCGAAATGCATCTTCTCT ATTGCATGTTATCTTCGTTCCAGATACAGATCAAGACTATCCACTACATACACAAAAATTG GAAAATCTTGCAAAATCCCTTTTGGAACAAGATCAGTGCGCGGATTCTTCAGCCAAGACAATACTAAAGTTGGAAATGCTGTTATAAAGCAGCAG GTTTTTACTGAGGTAACACGCGAAGGATTTTTCACATTCTTGCGTGCACGATATGATGGAGTACTAGGACTAGGATTTCAAGATGTTGCTGCAGGACGAGTAACGCCAGTATG GTATAATATGTTGCTTCAGCGTATCGTTACAAAGCCAATCTTCTCATTCTGGTTAAATCGAGATCCTAAATCTAGTTTCGGGGGTGAAATTCTATTTGGAGGCGTCGATTCGACTCACTTCAGGGGTCAACATACCTATGTTCCCGTCGCTCAAAATGGTTACTGGGAG ATTGAAATAGGCGATCTTTTTATTGGTAACAATTCAACAG GTCTTTGCAGAGGTGGTTGTCCGGCTATTGTGGATACTGGAACGTCTTTTCTTGCTGGTCCGACT ACTATTTTAACTCAAATAAATCATGCTATTGGAGCAGAAGGAATTGTTAGTATGGAATGTAAAACTGTTTTCTCAAATTATGGGAATTTGATTTGGGAAAACTTAATATCAGGG TTACAACCTGGAAGAATTTGCCACAGAATTCGCCTCTGTAAACATAACGTCTCGTTCGACGAAAATGTACACAGCTACGAGAAGAAAATGGTGGTTAGAAATTCAAAATTGGAGAAATTATCAAATGATGAAAGTGCTTTATGTTCTTTCTGTGAAATGACAGTTTTCTGGATGCAAGTAGAGGTTAGAAAAGAGAGAACAAAAGAAAAAGCATTTGAATATGTTAATCAG CTGTGTGAGAAGCTACCAGATCCGAGAGGAAAATCATTTATCAACTGTGATGTCTTTTCCCTACCACATATTACAATTACCATTGGGAATAAATCTTTCCCCCTTTCTCCGGATCAA TATGTTATCAGAATCGAAAACAATCACGGTGCTCACTGTGTTAGTGGATTTACAGCGTTGGATGTGCATCCACGACGTCCCCTCTG GGTTCTTGGAGATGTATTTTTGAGAGCATATCACACTGTTTTTGACTTTGGTAATCTACAAGTTGGATTCGCGGAAAGTGCTTAG